A genomic window from Euleptes europaea isolate rEulEur1 chromosome 9, rEulEur1.hap1, whole genome shotgun sequence includes:
- the LOC130482856 gene encoding alpha-internexin-like: protein MERAGVGWRRPWAEACVGPRGGGLGPVAAPLARLEPASSLSSELLGLRAHEKEQLAGLNARFAPYAERVRLLEGRRRALLRELEALRRQQRPPPRLPQLYRQEARGLRARLEGQETLRRARRHAARATPAARRADGAAASLAAQLAFRQQLLAHERAQLAEQAEAAPAQGAPPHLAAALLHLGAPDARLAAQNHRRAAEEWHRAKGASGARLASRSQEAARPVRHEAGQYRRLLRSRAAQLEALRAAVDSLRRQLDSLQGERSAQVARGQERVVELEQEISEAKEEMSRYLCEYQELLNVKMALDIEIVAYRKLLEGEEMWWSSSLQRR from the exons ATGGAGCGGGCGGGCGTGGGCTGGCGGCGGCCCTGGGCGGAGGCTTGCGTGGGGCCCCGGGGCGGCGGCCTGGGGCCGGTGGCCGCCCCGCTGGCGCGCCTGGAGCCGGCGAGCAGCCTCAGCAGCGAGCTGCTGGGCCTGCGCGCCCACGAGAAGGAGCAGCTGGCCGGCCTCAACGCCCGCTTCGCCCCCTACGCGGAGCGGGTGCGCCTGCTGGAGGGCCGCCGCCGGGCGCTGCTGCGGGAGCTGGAGGCTCTGCGGCGCCAGCAGCGGCCCCCGCCGCGCCTGCCCCAGCTCTACCGGCAGGAGGCGCGCGGCCTGCGGGCCCGCCTGGAGGGCCAGGAGACGCTGCGCCGCGCCCGCCGCCACGCCGCCCGCGCCACGCCGGCCGCCCGCCGCGCCGACGGGGCGGCCGCCTCGCTGGCCGCCCAGCTGGCCTTCCGGCAGCAGCTGCTGGCCCACGAGCGCGCCCAGCTGGCCGAGCAGGCCGAGGCGGCGCCGGCCCAGGGCGCCCCGCCCCACCTGGCGGCCGCCCTGCTCCACCTCGGCGCCCCGGACGCGCGCCTGGCGGCCCAGAACCACAGGCGGGCGGCCGAGGAGTGGCACCGCGCCAAGGGCGCCTCGGGGGCCCGGCTGGCCAGCCGCAGCCAGGAGGCGGCGCGCCCCGTCCGCCACGAGGCCGGCCAATACCGGCGCCTGCTCCGGTCGCGCGCCGCCCAGCTCGAGGCCCTGCGCGCCGCCGTCGACTCGCTGCGCCGGCAGCTGGACAGCCTGCAGGGGGAGCGGAGCGCCCAGGTGGCCCGCGGCCAG GAAAGAGTGGTGGAGCTGGAGCAggagatctcggaagccaaggaGGAGATGTCCCGCTACCTGTGCGAGTACCAGGAGCTGCTGAATGTCAAGATGGCCCTGGACATCGAGATCGTGGCCTAcag
- the TLX2 gene encoding T-cell leukemia homeobox protein 2, which produces MEPLGLGPEGAVPSQPAPQPIRFGIDQILGGQPPPQLHPAACLAAVGEQRGDADMALFGGAYGADYSPACSRGGYGLPGGPAGSGGVIRVPAHRPVAQAALQPPPGGAGLAFPWMESGSRLAKERLAAALPSLAGARRVGHPYQNRTPPKRKKPRTSFSRAQICELERRFHRQKYLASAERASLAKALQMTDAQVKTWFQNRRTKWRRQTAEEREAERQQAGRLMLQLHQGAFQKRLGAPPPPPPPRQQHDPLCLHNASLYALQNLQPWAENHQVASVSGAAALV; this is translated from the exons ATGGAGCCCCTGGGGTTGGGGCCGGAGGGGGCCGTGCCCTCGCAGCCAGCCCCGCAGCCCATCCGCTTCGGGATCGACCAGATCCTGGGCGGTCAGCCGCCGCCCCAGCTCCACCCGGCCGCTTGCCTGGCTGCCGTCGGGGAGCAGCGGGGCGACGCGGACATGGCGCTTTTCGGCGGCGCCTACGGAGCGGACTACAGCCCGGCCTGTTCCCGGGGGGGCTACGGGCTCCCCGGGGGCCCCGCGGGCAGCGGCGGGGTGATCCGAGTCCCCGCTCATCGGCCCGTGGCCCAAGCAGCCCTCCAGCCGCCGCCGGGGGGAGCCGGCCTCGCCTTTCCCTGGATGGAGAGCGGCAGCCGGCTGGCCAAGGAGCGCCTGGCAG CCGCGCTGCCGTCCTTGGCGGGGGCCCGTCGGGTGGGCCACCCCTACCAGAACCGCACGCCGCCCAAGCGCAAGAAGCCGCGCACGTCCTTCTCGCGGGCGCAGATCTGCGAGCTGGAGCGGCGCTTCCACCGGCAGAAGTACCTGGCCTCGGCCGAGAGGGCGTCGCTGGCCAAGGCCCTACAGATGACCGACGCCCAAGTCAAGACCTGGTTCCAGAACCGCCGCACCAAGTGGCG GCGGCAGACGGCGGAGGAGCGCGAAGCGGAGCGCCAGCAGGCCGGCCGCCTGATGCTGCAGCTCCATCAGGGGGCCTTCCAGAAGCGGCtgggggcgccgccgccgccgccgccgccacgccagCAGCACGACCCGCTCTGCCTGCACAACGCCTCGCTCTACGCCCTGCAGAACCTGCAGCCCTGGGCCGAGAACCACCAGGTCGCCTCCGTCTCCGGGGCCGCCGCCCTGGTGTGA